A single Candidatus Anaeroferrophillus wilburensis DNA region contains:
- a CDS encoding flavodoxin domain-containing protein, whose translation MKKVLIVYFSRTGNTEKMANYIAEGVRIGGCEVELKKVSAVKSEEDLQGYDGYMFGCPTYHRDMTQNFKTFLFLAEKTGLAGKAAGAFGAYTHSGDAPKVIADTMEYVLKMNLINLGSFNALEAKLQADDPEIIKACQDYGRALATQLG comes from the coding sequence ATGAAAAAGGTCCTTATCGTGTATTTCAGTCGGACGGGCAATACGGAAAAAATGGCCAACTATATTGCAGAAGGGGTTCGCATCGGTGGCTGTGAAGTCGAATTGAAAAAAGTCAGTGCGGTAAAAAGTGAGGAAGATCTACAGGGCTACGATGGCTATATGTTTGGCTGTCCCACCTATCACCGGGATATGACCCAGAATTTTAAAACCTTTCTGTTCTTGGCAGAAAAGACCGGCTTGGCCGGCAAAGCAGCGGGAGCCTTTGGTGCTTATACCCATTCCGGCGACGCACCAAAGGTTATTGCTGATACGATGGAGTATGTTTTGAAAATGAACCTTATCAATCTCGGTTCCTTTAATGCCCTGGAGGCTAAACTGCAGGCTGATGACCCTGAAATTATCAAAGCTTGTCAGGATTATGGCCGGGCGCTGGCAACCCAGCTTGGCTGA
- a CDS encoding peroxiredoxin — MAEKKKGIGCAAGTGTVVGEPEEKQATETNDQIKKEKDMTAVKIGQKAPDFTAPAFMNGDFGQVKLADYLGKWVLICFYPGDYTFVUPTELTAVAAQYKEFKELDVEVMSVSVDSVFVHKMWQEGELGKMIDGGVPFPMLSDAGGNLGRIYGVYDEGAGVDVRGRFLIDPDGVVQAMEVLTPPVGRSVEETLRQVKAFQHVRKTGGSEVCPSGWTPGKPVLKPGPDLVGNVWKVWKPE; from the coding sequence ATGGCAGAGAAGAAGAAAGGTATAGGGTGCGCCGCAGGAACCGGTACCGTTGTGGGGGAGCCGGAAGAAAAGCAAGCAACCGAAACTAATGATCAGATCAAGAAGGAGAAGGATATGACCGCAGTAAAGATTGGCCAGAAAGCCCCTGATTTCACCGCTCCGGCATTTATGAATGGCGATTTCGGTCAGGTTAAGCTGGCCGATTATCTTGGCAAATGGGTCCTCATCTGCTTTTATCCCGGCGACTATACGTTTGTCTGACCGACGGAATTGACGGCGGTCGCCGCACAGTATAAGGAATTCAAGGAACTGGATGTTGAAGTTATGTCCGTCAGTGTTGACAGCGTTTTTGTTCATAAGATGTGGCAGGAAGGCGAACTGGGTAAAATGATCGACGGCGGTGTGCCCTTTCCCATGCTTTCTGATGCAGGTGGCAATCTGGGAAGAATCTACGGTGTCTACGATGAAGGTGCCGGGGTCGATGTCAGGGGTCGCTTTCTCATCGACCCTGATGGCGTTGTCCAGGCGATGGAAGTGCTGACGCCGCCGGTCGGCCGCAGTGTGGAAGAAACCCTGAGGCAAGTGAAGGCTTTTCAGCATGTACGCAAAACCGGTGGCAGCGAAGTATGCCCCTCAGGCTGGACGCCCGGCAAGCCGGTGCTGAAGCCGGGACCGGATCTTGTGGGCAATGTTTGGAAAGTGTGGAAGCCTGAATAA
- a CDS encoding cytochrome ubiquinol oxidase subunit I: MYPIFEFPGIGGGMIIALIATFHILPCHLATGGFWMTYLLERKAYKEDRPALLEFIKKFTLLVLVFCFVTGSLTGVGIWFASTIISPRAISSLIHNYVWGWATEWVFFIIEIVSIYVYYYTFGKISQKAHLRIGLIYAMAAWISMVIITGILAFMMTPGKWVETGGFFDGFFNPTYWPQLFFRTSMMFAIAGAYAAVVASFLKDQETKKTVIKTAGIWGLAGLAGAALFGFWYYAKLPARTMDIIAAFAYAKTMFTISLAVAAITGIYFAVLLLGVTGIAKPLVTIGMTLVIFVGIGGGESVREIGRRPYLIPGYMYSNQVIAHDLEAKGISSEVDRFSETGMLADYYFIPDGWRQITAENYLKAGETITKLQCVICHTMEVDGRSSLPKLVAAMGTTAAEDLYSFLESLGDYPYMPAFAGSDVERRAASAFMATLVGEEVDPRWVVSGDQ; the protein is encoded by the coding sequence ATGTATCCGATTTTTGAATTTCCTGGGATCGGCGGAGGGATGATTATCGCCTTGATTGCGACTTTTCATATTCTCCCCTGTCATCTGGCGACCGGTGGGTTCTGGATGACCTACTTGTTGGAACGCAAAGCCTATAAGGAAGACCGGCCGGCGCTGCTGGAATTTATCAAGAAGTTTACCCTGCTGGTACTGGTTTTCTGCTTTGTTACCGGTTCGCTCACCGGAGTGGGCATCTGGTTTGCCAGCACGATTATCAGCCCACGGGCCATTTCCAGTCTGATTCATAATTATGTCTGGGGCTGGGCGACCGAATGGGTATTTTTTATTATCGAGATTGTTTCCATCTATGTCTATTACTACACTTTCGGTAAAATTTCCCAGAAGGCCCATCTGCGTATCGGCCTGATTTATGCCATGGCCGCCTGGATCAGCATGGTGATTATCACCGGCATTCTGGCGTTTATGATGACTCCGGGAAAATGGGTTGAAACGGGCGGTTTTTTTGATGGTTTCTTTAATCCTACCTACTGGCCGCAGCTGTTTTTCCGCACTTCGATGATGTTTGCCATTGCCGGTGCCTATGCTGCCGTCGTGGCCAGCTTTCTCAAAGACCAGGAGACCAAGAAAACGGTCATTAAAACCGCCGGTATCTGGGGGTTGGCCGGATTGGCCGGGGCGGCGCTGTTCGGTTTCTGGTATTATGCCAAGCTGCCGGCACGGACGATGGATATCATTGCTGCCTTTGCCTATGCTAAAACCATGTTTACCATTTCCCTGGCGGTTGCCGCCATTACCGGGATCTATTTCGCTGTCCTGCTGCTGGGAGTAACCGGAATTGCCAAACCGCTGGTAACCATCGGTATGACGCTGGTGATCTTTGTGGGCATTGGTGGCGGTGAAAGTGTGCGGGAAATTGGCCGGCGTCCCTACCTGATTCCCGGCTACATGTACAGCAACCAGGTGATTGCCCATGACCTGGAGGCCAAGGGTATATCCTCGGAAGTTGACCGGTTCAGCGAAACGGGGATGCTGGCTGACTATTATTTTATTCCCGATGGCTGGCGCCAGATTACCGCCGAAAACTACCTGAAAGCCGGCGAGACAATCACCAAGCTGCAGTGCGTCATCTGTCATACGATGGAAGTCGACGGGCGCAGCTCCCTGCCGAAGCTGGTTGCCGCCATGGGCACCACGGCAGCTGAAGACCTTTACTCTTTCCTCGAATCACTGGGCGACTATCCCTATATGCCGGCCTTTGCCGGTAGTGATGTGGAGCGCCGGGCAGCCAGCGCCTTTATGGCGACGCTGGTGGGTGAGGAGGTTGATCCCCGGTGGGTAGTCAGCGGAGATCAGTAG
- a CDS encoding Crp/Fnr family transcriptional regulator, protein MAVKKHIASSPIFAGLPDHYLDELAGICTVRSCAKGQLLFAEGDEGNGFYLVESGRVKIYKASLDGKEQILHIFGAGEPFGEVPVFAGQSFPANAIALERSSVLFFPRQAFIGLIERHPQLALNMLAVLSRRLRQFTQMIDDLSLKEVPGRLAAYLLFLSKRHNNAQQLELEITKSQLAGLLGTIPETLSRILAKMSSLGLLQIDGPRIIIADRPALEELAAHGKLFT, encoded by the coding sequence ATGGCTGTAAAGAAGCACATTGCCTCATCGCCGATCTTTGCCGGTCTGCCGGATCACTACCTGGATGAACTGGCCGGCATCTGTACCGTGCGTTCCTGTGCAAAAGGACAACTGCTCTTTGCCGAAGGGGATGAGGGCAATGGGTTTTACCTGGTGGAAAGCGGCCGGGTCAAGATATATAAAGCATCGTTGGATGGCAAAGAGCAGATACTTCATATCTTTGGCGCCGGTGAGCCTTTCGGTGAGGTGCCGGTGTTTGCCGGCCAGAGTTTCCCGGCCAACGCTATTGCCCTAGAAAGAAGCAGTGTGTTGTTTTTTCCCCGCCAAGCCTTTATCGGCCTTATTGAACGACACCCCCAGCTGGCCCTCAATATGCTGGCGGTGCTTTCCCGAAGGCTGCGGCAGTTTACCCAGATGATTGACGACCTGTCCCTTAAAGAAGTGCCCGGCCGACTGGCCGCCTACCTGTTATTCCTCAGTAAACGTCACAATAATGCCCAGCAGCTGGAGCTGGAAATTACTAAAAGTCAGCTGGCAGGTCTGCTGGGAACCATTCCTGAAACCCTTTCCCGGATTCTTGCCAAAATGAGCAGCCTTGGTTTGCTCCAGATCGACGGCCCCCGGATTATTATTGCAGATCGCCCGGCCCTGGAAGAGCTGGCTGCCCACGGTAAACTGTTTACCTGA
- a CDS encoding response regulator transcription factor, translating to MTKQSIMLIDDDPDIVAVLQGNLILAGFSVTAAGSAQETLVEMDRQTPDLVILDLNLPDLDGLQLCRKIKAAGYDMPIIMLTARDSVADKVVGFECGADDYLVKPFAFLELEARIKACLRREASRAQDNHRECVRCGKLTIDRSSRQAWLAGQLIALTRKEFDLLCFLTSHAGQVVSRDDLRHALWGQKKLYSWSRTIDVHIQHLRQKLEQNPENPELIVTVTGVGYRLDDPAA from the coding sequence ATGACGAAACAATCAATCATGCTGATTGATGATGACCCTGACATTGTTGCCGTGCTGCAGGGCAACCTGATTCTGGCCGGTTTTTCCGTAACAGCGGCTGGGAGTGCGCAGGAAACCTTAGTGGAGATGGATCGTCAAACACCGGATTTGGTCATCCTTGATTTGAACCTCCCTGATCTTGACGGCTTGCAGCTGTGTCGGAAAATTAAGGCTGCTGGTTACGATATGCCGATTATCATGCTGACGGCCAGGGATTCGGTGGCTGATAAAGTGGTTGGCTTTGAGTGCGGCGCTGATGATTATCTGGTGAAGCCCTTTGCTTTTTTGGAGCTGGAAGCCAGGATCAAAGCCTGTCTGCGGCGCGAAGCCAGCCGTGCACAGGATAACCATCGGGAATGTGTTCGTTGCGGAAAACTGACAATTGACCGGTCCTCCCGCCAGGCGTGGTTGGCAGGCCAGCTGATTGCCCTGACCAGAAAAGAATTTGACCTGCTCTGTTTTCTGACCAGCCATGCCGGACAGGTGGTCTCCCGAGATGATCTGCGGCATGCCTTGTGGGGGCAGAAAAAGTTGTATTCCTGGAGTCGGACCATTGATGTGCACATCCAACATCTACGACAGAAGTTGGAACAAAATCCCGAGAATCCCGAACTTATTGTGACGGTAACCGGGGTCGGTTATCGCCTTGATGATCCAGCTGCCTGA
- a CDS encoding DUF3365 domain-containing protein, with the protein MSFKYFCGIASLLTVVMAGIFVYFYQLEKNFIVSQVDKQARILCQQVLLTRSWLADMGGVYVEKKAGLEANPYLEEGGIADSKTHKEYLLRNPAMVTRELSEYASRMGLYSFRLTSTQLINPDNAPDGTERLALDLFRQRKAREYIVRQELDGQQVFRLIAPLYIESACLSCHQYRGYELGTLRGCVSIIIPDHEVEARLVALKYSFFAAAGVIVMVAVLALFSINHLLAVRPLKMLRRRIRRFEVDVDYQVPVSARQDEIGDLERSFSQLTETVRESRAAMEGKIVRATTALRQANLELEKANRRLRIQDERKTDFLATVSHELRTPLTTIRGGVDYLLKTVTEREHVAFLQLLDKNISNLILMVNNLIDLARIELKKVDLDIEQVNIKELLAEVVLLFEATARDKGVTLSSDELQEVIVPLDYRRINQVFLNLLHNAVKFSPVGGTVSLVMTTVAGEQVEVAVVNQGEAIPAAELPTLFARYKSQPRCGSKRSAGLGLAIAKGLVEAHGGRLEARSGDGETRFTVVLPLGGRVMTGSRSARSGG; encoded by the coding sequence TTGAGTTTCAAGTATTTCTGCGGGATTGCCAGCTTGCTGACCGTGGTGATGGCCGGCATCTTTGTCTATTTTTACCAGTTGGAAAAAAACTTTATTGTCAGCCAGGTAGATAAGCAGGCCCGGATACTCTGCCAGCAGGTGCTGTTGACCCGCAGCTGGCTGGCGGATATGGGTGGTGTCTATGTGGAGAAAAAAGCCGGGTTGGAGGCAAACCCCTACCTTGAGGAGGGGGGTATTGCGGATTCCAAAACCCATAAAGAATACCTGCTCCGCAACCCGGCCATGGTTACCCGCGAGTTGTCCGAGTATGCCAGTCGCATGGGACTGTACAGCTTCCGTCTTACCAGCACCCAGCTGATCAACCCGGATAATGCTCCCGATGGTACGGAGCGTCTGGCCCTCGATCTTTTTCGCCAGCGGAAGGCCAGGGAATATATCGTGCGGCAGGAGCTGGATGGCCAGCAGGTGTTTCGCCTCATAGCACCCCTCTATATTGAATCAGCCTGTCTTTCCTGCCACCAGTATCGGGGCTATGAACTGGGCACCCTCAGGGGGTGTGTCAGCATCATCATTCCTGATCATGAGGTTGAAGCGCGGCTGGTAGCCCTGAAATATTCTTTTTTTGCCGCTGCCGGCGTTATTGTCATGGTAGCTGTCCTGGCGCTTTTTTCCATTAACCACCTGTTGGCCGTCAGGCCTCTCAAAATGCTGCGTCGCCGTATTCGTCGTTTTGAGGTTGATGTCGACTATCAGGTGCCGGTTTCAGCCAGGCAAGATGAAATCGGTGATCTGGAGCGCAGCTTTTCCCAGCTGACGGAGACGGTGCGGGAGAGCCGGGCGGCGATGGAGGGGAAAATAGTCCGGGCGACGACAGCCCTGAGGCAGGCGAACCTGGAGCTGGAGAAGGCAAATCGTCGGTTGCGGATCCAGGATGAACGTAAAACCGATTTTCTGGCTACGGTTTCGCACGAGTTGCGCACCCCGCTGACCACCATCAGGGGAGGGGTGGATTATCTCTTGAAAACGGTCACTGAGCGCGAGCATGTTGCTTTTCTGCAACTGTTGGATAAAAATATCAGCAACCTGATTTTGATGGTCAATAATCTCATTGATCTGGCCCGGATAGAGCTGAAAAAAGTTGACCTTGATATTGAGCAGGTCAATATCAAGGAACTGCTGGCGGAAGTGGTGCTGCTCTTTGAGGCAACAGCCCGGGATAAAGGGGTGACCCTTTCCAGCGATGAACTGCAGGAGGTCATTGTTCCTCTTGATTATCGACGGATAAACCAGGTGTTTCTCAATCTCCTCCATAATGCCGTGAAATTCTCCCCGGTGGGCGGGACGGTTTCTCTGGTAATGACGACGGTTGCCGGTGAGCAGGTGGAGGTTGCGGTGGTCAACCAGGGAGAGGCCATTCCTGCTGCTGAGCTGCCAACTCTTTTTGCCCGCTACAAAAGCCAACCCCGGTGTGGCTCGAAAAGGAGCGCCGGGCTTGGTCTGGCGATTGCCAAGGGGCTGGTGGAAGCCCACGGCGGTCGCCTGGAGGCCCGTTCAGGGGATGGCGAAACCAGATTTACGGTTGTCCTGCCCCTGGGTGGGCGGGTGATGACCGGGAGTCGCAGCGCCAGGAGTGGTGGATGA
- a CDS encoding Rieske (2Fe-2S) protein, whose protein sequence is MTLGLAASLGTGVVYSVKYLVPAKKKATFIDVLIGNLKELPSGTAKEFIDGQGKKALLINNGQEIKAFSKICTHLGCEVDWHGEKKQFYCPCHEGFFDANGNVLAGPPPRPLDEYKVTVKGENIFVALKEV, encoded by the coding sequence ATGACTCTCGGATTGGCAGCCAGCCTTGGTACCGGCGTAGTCTACAGCGTCAAGTACCTGGTGCCGGCAAAAAAGAAGGCCACCTTTATCGATGTACTGATCGGCAATCTGAAAGAGCTGCCGTCCGGAACAGCCAAAGAGTTCATTGACGGTCAGGGAAAAAAGGCACTGCTGATCAACAACGGCCAGGAAATCAAGGCATTCTCCAAAATCTGCACACACCTTGGCTGTGAGGTTGACTGGCATGGGGAAAAAAAGCAATTCTACTGTCCCTGCCACGAAGGGTTTTTCGACGCCAACGGCAACGTGCTCGCCGGGCCACCCCCACGCCCCTTGGACGAATATAAAGTAACCGTTAAAGGCGAAAACATTTTTGTCGCCCTGAAAGAGGTGTAA